Proteins from a genomic interval of Dermacentor variabilis isolate Ectoservices chromosome 8, ASM5094787v1, whole genome shotgun sequence:
- the LOC142591568 gene encoding uncharacterized protein LOC142591568, with protein MCVQVQGTEISPEEYHSDAGWTLAGERMSRLRQRTPASGKPDGPGGSQTSTRSKFYKNVRASAIKAARMPAMPLEETKIVVRPRGGLDIVKTGTTTVAAAILAAAKITSEESAADTICPNTQQNIMVVSTPNEDNAARYAKIQEISIQGKPYEVSAYRTAPHDTVKGIIRGIPIDASAEELDRNIVNEGNPLAVATKRIGSTTTAIVVFQGPKVPNFVRYGVTLIPCHLYRKQIDVCEQCGRVGHRKDVCPTPTMKKCLACGLENPTEDHRCTPKCNLCGDEHPTGDRTCKAKYKIPYVVRKRQWERRQAERQLLLESDFPPLNKPPAARKSRTPSENRAPKSRDSSCCTRSLSRKTSPSRERVSWVDAAKGNNIRNAQKITETTKKGDMDKFREANELLREENAALRAIINNLTKEIAEIRQLLLCNNETLQRPTRSTSKTEETTTNIQEKAIEEPAPKKRAIEATRTQTENDRIDSFPTLHQDIEDGQLLITSLPQNALAATTLLAQPQPDAPMSVMIDTSDIAVCAVFQQLVGKT; from the exons GACGCTCGCGGGGGAACGCATGTCAAGGCTGCGCCAGCGGACCCCCGCCAGCGGCAAGCCCGACGGACCCGGCGGGAGTCAAACAAGCACGAGGTCAAAATTCTACAAGAACGTCAGAGCCTCGGCCatcaaggcagcacgcatgccagccatgccactagaagaaaccaagatagttgtcagacccagagggggactggacatagtcaagaccggcaccaccaccgtcgctgcggccatactcgctgcggccaagatcacgagcgaggaaagcgccgcggacaccatctgccccaacacacaacagaacatcatggtcgtaagtacaccgaacgaagacaacgcggcaaggtacgctaaaatccaggaaatatctattcaaggcaaaccctacgaggtcagcgcatatcgcacggcacctcacgacaccgtgaagggcatcatcagaggcatccccatcgacgcgagcgccgaAGAGCTAGATAGAAACATCGTCAACGAGGggaacccgctagcagtggccaCAAAAAGGATTGGAAGCACGACCACTGCGATTGTGGTGTTCCAGGGACCCAAGGTACCGAACTTCGTCCGATACGGAGTCACCCTGATACCGTGCCACCTCTACAGGAAACAGATCGACGTCTGCGagcagtgcggccgagtgggacaccgcaaggacgtGTGCCCGACCCCCACAATGAAGAAGTGCCTGGCCTGCGGACTCGAGAACCCTACAGAAGACCATCGCTGTACCCCAAAATGTAACTTGTGCGGAGACGAACACCcgaccggagaccgaacgtgcaaggcgaaatacaagatcccctacgtagtgcgcaagcgacaatgggagcgcCGACAGGCCGAACGCCAGCTTCTGTTggagagcgatttcccgccactcaacaagccgccagctgcgcgaaagtcaaggaccccatcggaAAACCGCGCGCCCAAATCCAGAGACAGCAGTTGCTGCACGAGAAGCCTCAGCAGGAAAACGTCACCAtcacgtgagcgagtgagctgggtcgacgcagcgaaaggaaacaacataaggaacgcgcagaaaatcaCCGAAACCACGAAGAAAGGAGATATGGATAAGTTCCGGGAGGCAAATGAGCTCCTAAGAGAAGAAAACGCAGCGTTGCGAGCGATcatcaacaacctcacgaaaGAGATCGCCGAGATCCGTCAGTTGTTGCTATGCAACAATGAGACTCTACAGAGACCCACGCgaagcacaagcaagaccgaggaaacgacaacgaacatccaggagaaagccatagaggaaccggcaccgaagaagcgagccatcgaggccacgcgcacgcaaacagaaaacgatcgcatcgacag ctttccgacactccatCAGGACATAGAGGATGGTCAGCTTCTCATCACATCTTTACCGCAG AACGCCCTTGCTGCCACTACTCTACTGGCACAGCCGCAACCAGACGCTCCAATGTCTGTTATGATAGACACCTCGGACATAGCTGTTTGCGCCGTGTttcaacaactggttggcaagaCATAG